Within Halorussus sp. MSC15.2, the genomic segment GGAATCCTGTCCGGAACACGCTCGGGTCGGTCCGGGATGGCTGGGAGACCGACTCCCTGCCCCGAGAACAGCCTATTGCGACTCGACATCGGCGTGCGCGCCTCGCCCCGAGCGAACGGCACGGGGTCCGGCCGAGGCCCGGGTCGCGGAATCGGGTCCGGAAACGGGAACGGGTCCGGAGTCGGCCAGTTGCCGCAGAACCACGGGTACAGCATGCAGAAATCCGGCCACGGCCACGGGTCGCTGGGGTCGGGGGTGTAGCCGTGTCGAGAGTCGAACCCCGGGAGGTCGCTCGCACGTCCAAGTCCACTCGCTCCCCCGAGTCCTTCCACGCTCGACGCTCCGGTCGTAGCCATCGTCGAGTCGAGACCCGCCATCGGTTCGAGACCGGTCGGTCCGCCCCCTTCGTCCTCCGAGAGCAGTCCCTGCTCCCGAAGACGGTCCACGAACTGTCCCCTCGCTCGCTGATACGCTTCGAGTCGCTGGCGCTGTTGTTCGCCCGTCACGATACGCTGACAAATCGGGTCCTCGGGATGTTCCCGGCAGTAGTCCGACCACGGACCCTCCGGGTATCCGGGCATCAGTCCCTCCTCGCGGAGATTGTCGATGTACTCCCCTCGCGCGTCGAGGTACGACGATAGCTGGTCGCCTCTGACGGACTCCAACAGGTCGGCCCGGTCCGCCGACGAGAGTTGCTGAATTCGCTGGCTCAGTTCGTCTATCGAAGTGTCGTTCTCTGAGGTGTCGTCCCCTGCCATGAGTCCCCCTTGCACGGGGCCACTGGTCCGGTACCCCACCGAAGATTTTGAACCCCGTGACTACCGTAATCAATCGTTCTCGGAGCTATTCGTTATTTGCCTCGTCTCATGTACTATCGACTACCTAGGTAAACAGAACGGTCGTGTTGAAAACTCGTAATGAGCGTTTCGGCCGGACGCCGAATAGGGTCGATGACCAGCAACCGGTACCGGGACCGTCCGCAGAAACGAACGGTGACGGAATCGGGACCTGCAGTTCTGCCGGAAATACCGGAGGACACACCACGCTCTCCGACTGTTAAACGACTCCTTCCGAAACGGTCCGTCGTGCCGGAAGCACCGTCAGAAACGAGTTCTGTCGAGTTTCAGACGACTCCTTCGCTCCGCTCAGTCGTGTCTGAAACACCGACTGCCGGTGAACACCATCGTCATGTCGTGTTCGTCGGCGGCCTCGATTACGTCGTCGTCGTTGACGGACCCGCCGGGTTGGATGACCGCCTCGATGCCCGCTTCGGCCGCGGCCTCGATGGCGTCCGGGAAGGGGAAGAAGGCGTCGCTGGCCATGACCGCGCCCTCGGCGGATTTGCCCTCGGCGTCCTTCTCGGCCTTCATCTTCGCGATTTCGACCGCATCGACGCGGGAGACCTGCCCCGCGCCGACGCCGACCGTCTCGGTGCCGTCGGCGAACAGGATGGCGTTGGACTTGACGTGCTTGATGGTCTGCCACGCGAACAGCAGACTCTCGTACTGGTCATCGGTCGGTTCTCTCTCGGTGACGACCTCCAACTCCTCGCGTGTCGGCGCTTGCAGGTCGCGCTCCTGCACGAGGTGGCCGCCGACGAGGTCCTTCTCGGTCGTGGTCTCCGTGATTTCGCCGAAGTCCGCTTCGTCACCGACATCCAGCACGCGCAGGTTGTCCTTCTCGAAGAGCGCGTCGAGGGCATCGTCGGTGTAGCCGGGAGCGACGACGACTTCCTTGAACGAGTCGATAATCCGCTCGGCAGTGGTCTCGTCGCATTCTCGGTTGAGCGCGACGATGCCGCCGAACGCGCTCTTGGCGTCCGTAGTGAGCGCCCGGTCGTAGGCCTCGGCGAGCGAGTCCGCGGTGGCGCATCCGGCGGGGTTGGTGTGCTTGATGACCGCGGCGGCGGGCCGGTCGAACTCCTTGACCAGATTCAGCGCGGCGTCGGCGTCGTTGTAGTTGTTGTACCCCATCCCCTTCGCGCCCTCGTTGAGTTGGGGCGCGTCTACGACGCTGGCCTCCTCGCAGGTGGCGTCGCCGTAGAGCGCGGCGTCCTGATGCGGGTTCTCCCCGTACCGGAGGTCGGCCTCGCGGTCGGCGGTCTCGACGCGCCGGGCCGGGAACTGTCCGGCCTCGTCGCCCTCGACGCGGACCGAACCGGTCTCGGCATCGACCGTCAGTCTGTCCTCGGCGAACCACCGGACTGCGCGGGGGTAGGCCTTGAACTCGCCCTCGTAGAGGACGCGCTCTTTCAGGTCGCTCTCGTCGTCGCCCTCGTACACCGGAATCGGTTCCTGCGTGACGACGGGACCGGCGTCCACCTCGTCTTCGACCACGGTTCCGTCCTCGTCGGTGGCGTCGGTGACGACGTGGACCGTGCAACCCGTGGTCTTCACGTCGGCGTCGAGGACCTGCGCGTGGGCGTCCGTGCCGGGGAACGACGGCAGGAGCGAGGGGTGGACGTTCAGCGTCAGCGGCGTCTCGTCGAGGAACGCGTCCGAGAGGATGCGCATGTAGCCGTCGAGGCAGACGAGGTCGAAGTCGTAGTCCGCGAGTGCCGCGACGACGCGCTCCTCGTGGTCGCGGCGAGTCTCGTCCTCCTCGCGCGGGACGACTTCGGTGGGAATCCCGCGCTTCTCCGCCGCGTCCAGCACCGGCGCGTCCGCGTCGTTGGTCAGGACCACGTCGATTTCGGCTCCGCCGGGCGACCGGTCGGCGAGGTGCATCAGGTTCCGTCCGCGGTTACTGGCGAGTCCAGCGATGCGTGTCATGTTCGAAGCCGCGCCGTCTCCGCGGAAATGTATTGCGATTGCGTCCGAGTCGATATCCACGAACGAGCATACTTTCGGCCCCTATCGACACTCTAGTCGCAGTAGTATGCACGACTGTGACGACTTCGACCGACACGCTTTTGCCGCCCGACGGGGCAGATTCTCACATGAATCCCCTCTACGCCGTGTCGCCGCTGGACGGCCGGTACGCCGGGCGGACCGAACCCCTGCGCGAGTACGCGAGCGAGGCCGCGTTGATGCGCGCTCGCGTTCGGGTCGAGGTGGAGTATCTGGTCGCGCTGGCCGACCTCGACGCGACGCCGCTGCAACTGGACGCCGCGGACCGGGACCACCTCCGGAACCTCTACGAGGAGTTCGAAGAGGACGACGCCGAACTCGTCAAGCGAATCGAGACCGAGGGGTACGGCGACTACGCGGCGACTAACCACGACGTGAAGGCCGTCGAGTACTTCGTCCGCGAGAACCTGCCCGAGGGCGCGCAGGACGCCTCCTCGTGGATTCACTTCGCGCTGACCAGCGAGGACGTGAACAACCTCGCCTACCGACTGCTGGTGAAGGGGACCGTCGAAGACGTTCTCCTGCCGCAACTCCGCGAGATTCGGGACTCGCTCGGGGACCTCGCGCGCGAACACGCCGACGTGCCCATGCTCGCGCGGACTCACGGCCAACCCGCGACTCCCACGACGTTCGGCAAGGAGATGGCCGTCTTCGCCTCACGACTCGGCCGGGCAATCGGTCGCGCGAAGGACGCCCGCGACGGACTGCAGGGCAAGTTGGCGGGCGCGTCGGGCACCTACGCCGCCCACGTCGCGGCCTACCCCGACGTAGACTGGCCCGAGTTCGCCCGCGAGTTCGTCGCGGGACTCGGACTGGAGCAGGCCCCGGTGACCACGCAGGTCAACCCCTGCGACGACCTCGCGGAACTGTTCGACGCGCTCCGGGGCGCGAACAACGTCCTGCTCGACTTGGACCGCGACGCGTGGCGCTACGTCAGCGACCGCTACCTCGGGCAGGTCGCTGCCGAGGGCGAGACGGGGTCCTCGACCATGCCTCACAAGGTCAACCCCATCGACTTCGAGAACAGCGAGGGCAACCTCTCGAAGGCCAACTCGGACCTCGTCTTCCTCGGCGACTACGTCACCAGTTCCCGCCTCCAGCGCGACCTCTCGGACTCGACGGTCAAGCGCAACATCGGCGGAGCGTTCGCCTACTGCCTGCTCGGGTATCTCAAGTTGCGAGACGGACTCGACAAGGTCGTCCCCAACGAGCAGGTCATGCGCGAGGCCCTCAAAGCGACCCCCGAAATCATCGGCGAGGCGGTCCAGACCATCCTCCGGCGCGAGGGCCACGACGACGCCTACGAGCGCGTCAAGGACCTGACCCGCGGTCGGCGCGTGACGCTGGCGGACTTCCGGGACCTCTTCGAGGAGTTGGACGTGGACGAGGACACCCGCGAGGAACTGCTGGACCTGACGCCCGCGGGATACACCGGCGTCGCCAGCGGGATGGTCGAGTCGCTGGACGACGAGTAGCCGAGAGCGGCGGTAGCTACCGCCGACGGTCCCATCGACGAAAACGATATATAACCAGAGATACATTCCCGGGGCATGAGCGATACCCTCCACTTCGGTCTCTTCTTCCTCGGTATCTTCCTGTTGACCGGCGCACTCGTCGTCGGCGTCGGGGCCTTGGAGTACGAGGTCCAGTCGCAGGGGACCACGGCGGCGATTCCCGAAGACGCCGAGTCGGTCGTCTCCTACGACGACCTGTCCGAGCGCGACCGGCAGACGGTAGACCGGGTTCTCGACGGTGAGCGCTCGTGGTCCGGAACCCGAGCGACCTGCCGGGTCCGCGTAAGACGAGGGGGAAACTAGTGGTGGAGCGCGGGGACGACCTCTATCTCGTCACCCGACGACTGTTTTTCAACTGGCGGACCGTGTTCGGGGCGAGCGCGGTAGCGATGGTGGTGGCCGGAGTCGCCGTCGTCAGCGAGGCCGTCCGCCGCCACCACTTCCCGCACCGCACGGTGTTCTGGACTACGCGGTGAGTGTGCGAGACGAACCGGTTCGATTCCGCCGTCTTCAGTAATCATCTCGACGTGGAACACCGATTCGGACGTAGCGGTGACGGGAGAAGAGAGGACGAACGAAGTCCGGCCGCAGAGATGCCGATAGATGGTCCCGAAAGTCGATGGTCGGTACCTCCGAAGACGACAACGAGCGGGACGGCGACGACTCAGGAACAGATGTCGGCAAGCGCCGCTTCGACGGCCTCGCCGGCGCGTTCGACCTCCGTGAGGCGGACGTACTCGCGGGGCGCGTGGGCCACCGCGCCCTCGTCGTCGGCCAGCGACCCCGGCCCGAACACGACCGTCGGCGCGACCTGCGCGAAGTACGACGCCTCGGTCGCGGCACCGAACGGCCGGACCGCGCCGCCGCTGGCCTCCCTGAGCGCCCGGACGACGGGGTCGTCTTCGGGCGTCTCGAACGCCGCCAGAAACGGGGTGTCGCGCTCGGCCAGCGCCACTTCGACGCCAACCTCTGCCGGGGCGCGCTCCCGGAGGTGTTCGGCCAGCGCCGCCCGGAACCCCTCGGCGGTCTCCGGCGGGACGCTCCGGCGGTCCACGACGAACGAACACTCCGCGGGCACCTGATTCGTCGCGGTGCCGCCCTCGATTGTCGTCGGCGTCAGCGTCGGCGCACCCAACTGCTCACTGGGGTCGGGGGTGTCCTCGCGTTCGCCGAAGTCGTCGAGCGCTGCCAGTAGGTCGCCCGCCGCGCGGACCGCGTTGACGCCGGACTGCGGTTCGGCGGCGTGGGCGTTCGCACCCCGGACGGTGACGGTCGCCTGAAATCGGCCCTTGGCGGCGTTGCACACGTCGAGTTCCGTGGGTTCGCCCACGACGACGGCGTCGGGGACCGGGTCGAAGTCGAGCGCGGCCGCACCTGTCGAGTTCGTCTCCTCGTCTGGCGTGACCGCGAGAGTCACGCGACCGCGCTCGGGGGCAGGCCCGAGGAACGCCGCGAGCAGCGCCGCCAGCGGTCCCTTCGCGTCGCAGGACCCCCGGCCGCGGACGACGTCGCCTCCGCCGTCAGCGCCGCTGACCCGCTCGAACTCGACGTGGGGCGGCACGGTGTCGATGTGCGTGTTGAGGACGACGTGCGGTCCCTCGCGGCCGGTATCCCGGACCGCCACGGTGTTCCCGGCGTCGTCTACCTCGACCGCGCAGTCGGCGTCCGCGGATTCGAGCGTCTCCACCAGCAGGTCGCGCATCTCGGTCACGTCCTCGTGGGAGGGCGTCTGCACCGCCGCTTCGAGGAACTCGACGGGGTCGAAGCTCATGCTTCCGAGACGCGCCGGGGTTCCGGCGTCGAGGCGACCTCCCCCTCGAACTCGCGCTCGGTCGGACCCGTGAGCGTCGCCCGTCCGTTCCGGAAGCCGACTTCGAGTTCGCCGCCCGGCGGGAAGACCGACACGGGGTCCTCGTCGGTCCGTCCGAGTCGTCGGGCCGCGACGCCGATGGCGACCGCGCCCGTCCCGCAGGACCGGGTCTCGCCTTCGACGCCGCGCTCGAAGGTCCGCTGGTCGAACCCGCCGTCCGCGCGCTCGGCGGCGAACGTCACGTTCGCGCCCTCGGGGAAGACGTCGGCGTGGCGAATCGCGGGCGCGACCGCGTCGAGGTCCACGTCGTCCACGTCCTCGACGAACGCGACGGCGTGGGGGACGCCGGTGTTGACCGCGGTGAGTTCGATGTCTTCGGGGGCCTCGGCCACGTCGGCGTCGATGAGCGGGTCCTCGCGGTCGGACGCGAGCGGTACGTCTTCGGGCGCGAACGAGGGTTCGCCCATCTCGATGGTCACTTCGTCGCCGCGAATCTCGGCCCGGCGGGTCCCCGCCTGCGTGTCGAGCATGATGGCGTCCGCGCCGGTCCGCTCGGCGGCCCACTTGGCCGCGCACCGCGCGCCGTTGCCGCACATCGCCGCGGTCGAACCGTCGGGTTGGACCAGCGTCATCACCACGCGGGGCGGCGAGAACTGGGGTTCGAGCGCCAGAAACAGTGTCCCGTCGGCACCGACGGACTCGTCCGTCGAGTCGTCCGCGACGCTCACGCCGTCGCGTCTGTCGCACACCTTCCGGGCGAACGCCGCCCGGTCGGGGACGTACTCGTCCGCGTCTACTACTACGAAATCGTTACCAGTGCCGTGAAACTTCTCGTACTCGATGCTCATGCTTGGTCCTCCGGTTCGACCGCCGTCACGTCCGCAATCGTCTCGCGCCGTCGCGCCATTCGGACGTCGTCGCCGTCGAGGACGACGGACGCCGGGCGCGGGCGGGAGTTGTACTGGTTCGCCATCTCGTAGCCGTAGGCCCCCGAGTTGCCTATCGCGAGCAGGTCGCCGCGTTCGGGGTCCGCCAGCCAGTGGTCGCCGAGGGTGTCGGCGCTCTCGCAGACCGGACCGGCGACCGTCACCTCGCGGTCCGGGCGGC encodes:
- the purB gene encoding adenylosuccinate lyase; protein product: MNPLYAVSPLDGRYAGRTEPLREYASEAALMRARVRVEVEYLVALADLDATPLQLDAADRDHLRNLYEEFEEDDAELVKRIETEGYGDYAATNHDVKAVEYFVRENLPEGAQDASSWIHFALTSEDVNNLAYRLLVKGTVEDVLLPQLREIRDSLGDLAREHADVPMLARTHGQPATPTTFGKEMAVFASRLGRAIGRAKDARDGLQGKLAGASGTYAAHVAAYPDVDWPEFAREFVAGLGLEQAPVTTQVNPCDDLAELFDALRGANNVLLDLDRDAWRYVSDRYLGQVAAEGETGSSTMPHKVNPIDFENSEGNLSKANSDLVFLGDYVTSSRLQRDLSDSTVKRNIGGAFAYCLLGYLKLRDGLDKVVPNEQVMREALKATPEIIGEAVQTILRREGHDDAYERVKDLTRGRRVTLADFRDLFEELDVDEDTREELLDLTPAGYTGVASGMVESLDDE
- the purH gene encoding bifunctional phosphoribosylaminoimidazolecarboxamide formyltransferase/IMP cyclohydrolase, whose product is MTRIAGLASNRGRNLMHLADRSPGGAEIDVVLTNDADAPVLDAAEKRGIPTEVVPREEDETRRDHEERVVAALADYDFDLVCLDGYMRILSDAFLDETPLTLNVHPSLLPSFPGTDAHAQVLDADVKTTGCTVHVVTDATDEDGTVVEDEVDAGPVVTQEPIPVYEGDDESDLKERVLYEGEFKAYPRAVRWFAEDRLTVDAETGSVRVEGDEAGQFPARRVETADREADLRYGENPHQDAALYGDATCEEASVVDAPQLNEGAKGMGYNNYNDADAALNLVKEFDRPAAAVIKHTNPAGCATADSLAEAYDRALTTDAKSAFGGIVALNRECDETTAERIIDSFKEVVVAPGYTDDALDALFEKDNLRVLDVGDEADFGEITETTTEKDLVGGHLVQERDLQAPTREELEVVTEREPTDDQYESLLFAWQTIKHVKSNAILFADGTETVGVGAGQVSRVDAVEIAKMKAEKDAEGKSAEGAVMASDAFFPFPDAIEAAAEAGIEAVIQPGGSVNDDDVIEAADEHDMTMVFTGSRCFRHD
- a CDS encoding M20/M25/M40 family metallo-hydrolase, with product MSFDPVEFLEAAVQTPSHEDVTEMRDLLVETLESADADCAVEVDDAGNTVAVRDTGREGPHVVLNTHIDTVPPHVEFERVSGADGGGDVVRGRGSCDAKGPLAALLAAFLGPAPERGRVTLAVTPDEETNSTGAAALDFDPVPDAVVVGEPTELDVCNAAKGRFQATVTVRGANAHAAEPQSGVNAVRAAGDLLAALDDFGEREDTPDPSEQLGAPTLTPTTIEGGTATNQVPAECSFVVDRRSVPPETAEGFRAALAEHLRERAPAEVGVEVALAERDTPFLAAFETPEDDPVVRALREASGGAVRPFGAATEASYFAQVAPTVVFGPGSLADDEGAVAHAPREYVRLTEVERAGEAVEAALADICS
- the dapF gene encoding diaminopimelate epimerase — encoded protein: MSIEYEKFHGTGNDFVVVDADEYVPDRAAFARKVCDRRDGVSVADDSTDESVGADGTLFLALEPQFSPPRVVMTLVQPDGSTAAMCGNGARCAAKWAAERTGADAIMLDTQAGTRRAEIRGDEVTIEMGEPSFAPEDVPLASDREDPLIDADVAEAPEDIELTAVNTGVPHAVAFVEDVDDVDLDAVAPAIRHADVFPEGANVTFAAERADGGFDQRTFERGVEGETRSCGTGAVAIGVAARRLGRTDEDPVSVFPPGGELEVGFRNGRATLTGPTEREFEGEVASTPEPRRVSEA